The proteins below come from a single Desulfitobacterium metallireducens DSM 15288 genomic window:
- a CDS encoding SMI1/KNR4 family protein, with protein sequence MDFTMFSKVVNETRICHPVWFGLESDLKSSDEDITFIETNLMLRLPKEYKEFIKEYGGGYFAFTVIFSGIKESEWFIVSKNKEAGVVTSYNFLAVSNNGAGDYYGFKVVDGICESSISVWDHEEKGVKPTTYKNLYHYIYCVGLTNS encoded by the coding sequence ATGGATTTCACGATGTTTTCTAAAGTTGTCAACGAAACAAGAATCTGCCATCCGGTATGGTTTGGACTGGAATCCGATCTAAAGAGCAGTGATGAAGATATAACGTTTATTGAAACTAATTTAATGTTACGGCTTCCTAAGGAATATAAAGAATTCATAAAAGAGTATGGTGGAGGCTACTTCGCTTTTACAGTAATCTTTTCTGGAATAAAAGAAAGTGAATGGTTCATAGTTTCAAAGAATAAAGAAGCTGGAGTCGTCACTTCTTATAATTTTCTTGCTGTTTCCAATAATGGGGCAGGAGATTATTATGGTTTCAAGGTAGTTGATGGCATATGTGAATCCTCCATATCTGTTTGGGACCATGAAGAAAAAGGTGTCAAACCAACAACCTACAAAAATCTATATCATTATATTTATTGTGTTGGTTTAACCAATAGCTAA
- a CDS encoding GGDEF domain-containing protein, whose product MKPTRFEKWIIKFIPILLPILSAILCAIAYLLDEFAEISNKFILWLPFGVILVLISMTCGILIKKLYFGAHNDALTGLYNRRYFNYKLDDEISRIKRTQSVFSLILIDIDNFKKVNDTNGHLMGDEILKKLSCILKQSMRSIDIVARWGGEEFAIILPETDLNGARTFAERLRKTVEKYDFGLQVTISLGIVSTCDDLTLDELLTQADEALYTAKEKKNKVVAYSKFGYCET is encoded by the coding sequence ATGAAACCTACTCGTTTCGAAAAATGGATAATAAAGTTTATTCCTATCCTTTTACCTATTCTAAGCGCTATTTTATGTGCTATCGCCTACTTACTAGACGAATTTGCGGAGATATCTAACAAGTTTATTTTATGGTTACCCTTTGGAGTAATTCTAGTACTAATCAGTATGACTTGTGGGATTTTAATCAAAAAATTATATTTTGGAGCTCATAATGATGCACTAACAGGGTTATACAATAGACGATATTTTAATTATAAGCTCGACGACGAAATATCACGTATTAAGAGAACGCAATCCGTATTTTCTTTGATCCTTATTGATATCGATAATTTCAAAAAAGTTAACGATACGAATGGTCATTTAATGGGTGATGAAATACTTAAAAAACTGAGTTGTATTTTAAAGCAAAGTATGCGAAGTATTGACATTGTCGCTCGTTGGGGTGGCGAAGAATTTGCAATAATTTTACCTGAAACTGATCTAAACGGAGCTAGAACATTTGCGGAAAGATTAAGAAAAACGGTTGAGAAGTACGATTTTGGGTTACAAGTTACAATAAGTTTAGGGATTGTTTCTACCTGCGATGATTTAACTTTGGACGAACTGTTAACGCAAGCCGATGAAGCACTGTATACCGCAAAGGAAAAGAAAAATAAAGTTGTTGCATATTCGAAATTTGGATATTGCGAAACATAA
- the yihA gene encoding ribosome biogenesis GTP-binding protein YihA/YsxC, translated as MIIHKAEYTTSAVNRNQYPEHSEPEIALAGRSNVGKSSLINKFINRKNLARTGNTPGKTRMLNFYHINDAFYFVDLPGYGYAKVSKDVHSQWGKMMEDYFSTRENLRAVIQIVDIRHKPSLEDQEMHGFLRIRGIPVLVVATKADKIARGQWAKYLKVIAEALELPDWHFILPYSAETGTGVEELHQAVEEILAEDPSEEDTLQGESDNTEG; from the coding sequence ATGATTATTCATAAAGCCGAATATACCACTTCAGCGGTCAACCGCAATCAATATCCGGAGCATAGCGAGCCGGAAATCGCACTGGCCGGGCGTTCCAATGTAGGTAAGTCCTCCCTGATTAACAAATTTATTAATCGCAAAAATCTCGCCCGTACGGGAAACACACCTGGAAAAACACGTATGCTAAATTTTTATCATATCAATGATGCGTTTTATTTTGTGGATCTTCCGGGGTATGGCTACGCTAAAGTTTCGAAAGATGTGCATTCCCAGTGGGGAAAAATGATGGAGGATTATTTTTCTACACGGGAGAATCTACGGGCAGTTATTCAAATCGTTGATATCCGCCATAAACCGAGTTTGGAAGATCAGGAAATGCACGGTTTTTTACGGATTCGGGGGATTCCGGTTCTTGTTGTCGCGACAAAGGCGGATAAGATTGCGCGGGGGCAATGGGCTAAATATTTGAAAGTTATTGCTGAGGCCCTTGAACTTCCTGATTGGCACTTTATCCTGCCCTATTCGGCAGAGACTGGAACCGGAGTGGAGGAACTCCATCAAGCCGTTGAGGAAATTTTAGCTGAAGATCCTTCAGAAGAAGATACTCTCCAGGGAGAGTCAGATAACACGGAGGGCTGA
- the lon gene encoding endopeptidase La — MSKERELPLLPLRGILVFPYMVIHLDVGRERSMAAVEQAMLEDRRILLSAQKETEIDSPMAEDIFTVGTVAEIKQLLKLPGGTMRVLVEGLNRGRITEFIAEEPYFKVRVEDVEDDIISVTSEIEALTHGVIHQFEEYAKLSKKVPQDTLGTILGIEEPGRLADIIASHLNLKIGDKQSILESLGVAERLERLTEIIMREIEILELERRIGLRVRKQMEKAQKEYYLREQMKAIQKELGDKDERQVEADEYREKISQAKLPAEVEDKALKETERLEKMAQSSAEGTVVRTYLDWILALPWSKVSRDKTDINRAEKILNEDHYGLEKVKERILEFLAIRKLTPKMKSPILCFVGPPGVGKTSLAKSVSRALDRKFVRMSLGGVRDEAEIRGHRRTYIGALPGRILQGMRTAGTRNPIFLLDEIDKMASDYRGDPASALLEVLDPEQNNSFADHYLEVPFDLSQTLFILTANTLSTIPRPLLDRMEVISLSGYTEDEKVNIARKYLLPKELKIHGLKEKILTVPDEVLLKLVQGYTRESGVRNLEREIANLCRKVAMRWVKKEWEPHPLIEMDLEDLLGAPRFHFQIAAPAPEIGAVTGLAYTTVGGDILTIEVTPVPGKGHLTLTGKLGDVMKESAYAGLTFVRAHVKQLGIPEDFYEKVDLHIHVPEGAIPKDGPSAGVTMVTAMASALSKRAVRSDLAMTGEITLRGNVLPIGGVKEKVLAAHRAGIKVILLPEENRKDLEEIPETVQKDLEFHFVSRIEEVINLALLPVAESEKYLDTTMFPSILGQGEIAVPQAEERPVS, encoded by the coding sequence ATGAGTAAAGAGAGAGAATTACCGTTACTTCCGTTACGCGGAATTTTAGTTTTTCCATATATGGTTATTCATTTGGATGTCGGTCGTGAGCGTTCGATGGCCGCGGTTGAACAGGCGATGCTTGAGGATCGGAGGATTCTCCTTTCCGCTCAAAAGGAAACTGAAATCGATTCTCCTATGGCTGAGGATATTTTTACCGTAGGTACGGTGGCCGAAATTAAGCAACTTCTCAAACTTCCCGGTGGTACGATGCGTGTCTTGGTTGAAGGACTTAATCGGGGGCGGATTACTGAGTTTATCGCTGAAGAGCCTTACTTTAAAGTTCGAGTTGAGGATGTTGAAGATGACATAATCTCGGTGACTTCAGAGATTGAAGCTCTAACTCATGGTGTGATTCATCAGTTTGAGGAGTATGCCAAGCTGAGTAAAAAGGTACCTCAGGACACGTTAGGGACTATCCTTGGAATAGAGGAACCCGGAAGACTCGCGGATATTATTGCTTCGCATCTGAATCTTAAGATTGGTGATAAACAGTCCATCTTAGAATCTCTTGGGGTTGCGGAACGGTTAGAACGCTTGACGGAAATTATCATGCGGGAAATCGAAATTCTCGAACTGGAACGTCGGATTGGTTTACGTGTTCGCAAGCAAATGGAAAAAGCCCAAAAGGAATATTATTTGCGCGAGCAGATGAAGGCCATTCAGAAAGAGTTGGGTGATAAGGATGAGCGACAAGTGGAGGCGGATGAGTATCGCGAAAAGATTTCCCAAGCGAAGTTGCCCGCAGAGGTTGAAGACAAAGCGTTAAAGGAAACGGAACGCTTAGAAAAAATGGCTCAATCCTCAGCGGAGGGCACCGTCGTCCGAACCTATTTGGACTGGATTTTGGCTTTGCCGTGGAGTAAAGTAAGTCGGGATAAGACGGATATCAACCGTGCTGAGAAAATTTTAAATGAGGATCATTACGGCCTAGAAAAAGTCAAAGAGCGGATTCTTGAATTTTTGGCTATTCGGAAACTTACTCCCAAAATGAAGAGCCCTATTCTCTGCTTCGTGGGGCCGCCAGGTGTAGGAAAAACCTCTCTGGCCAAATCCGTGTCTCGGGCGCTGGATCGTAAATTTGTCCGGATGTCCCTAGGGGGAGTTCGGGATGAAGCAGAGATTCGGGGTCACCGGCGAACATATATCGGAGCCTTGCCGGGACGAATTCTCCAGGGAATGCGCACGGCAGGCACACGCAATCCCATTTTTCTTTTAGATGAGATTGATAAGATGGCTTCCGATTATCGGGGAGACCCCGCTTCAGCTTTACTTGAGGTTTTGGATCCAGAACAAAATAATAGTTTTGCGGATCATTACTTAGAGGTACCTTTTGATCTTTCCCAAACCTTGTTTATTCTGACAGCCAATACGCTTAGTACAATTCCCCGTCCGCTTTTGGATCGGATGGAAGTGATTTCGCTGAGCGGGTATACCGAAGACGAGAAAGTGAATATTGCGCGGAAGTATTTATTGCCGAAGGAACTGAAAATTCATGGACTAAAGGAGAAAATCTTAACCGTTCCAGATGAGGTCCTCCTTAAACTGGTCCAAGGATATACACGAGAATCCGGTGTTCGAAATTTAGAACGGGAAATCGCTAACCTGTGTCGGAAAGTAGCTATGCGTTGGGTGAAAAAGGAATGGGAACCCCATCCGCTGATTGAGATGGATTTGGAAGATCTGCTCGGTGCCCCTCGTTTCCATTTTCAGATTGCTGCGCCAGCGCCAGAGATCGGGGCTGTAACTGGACTTGCTTATACGACAGTGGGTGGAGACATCTTAACCATTGAAGTGACTCCGGTTCCAGGTAAAGGTCATTTGACGTTAACAGGGAAACTCGGAGATGTGATGAAGGAATCCGCGTATGCAGGCTTAACCTTTGTCAGAGCTCATGTGAAGCAACTGGGAATTCCTGAGGATTTCTATGAAAAAGTGGATTTACATATTCACGTTCCAGAAGGCGCGATCCCAAAAGATGGGCCTTCAGCTGGGGTTACGATGGTTACGGCAATGGCTTCTGCGCTATCGAAACGTGCCGTTCGCTCTGATCTGGCGATGACGGGAGAAATAACGTTGCGCGGGAATGTTTTACCGATTGGCGGGGTGAAGGAAAAAGTCCTGGCAGCTCATCGGGCAGGAATCAAAGTCATCCTTCTACCGGAGGAAAATCGCAAAGATCTAGAAGAAATTCCGGAAACCGTACAGAAAGACTTGGAGTTTCACTTTGTGAGTCGAATTGAAGAAGTGATCAACCTTGCTTTATTACCTGTGGCTGAGTCGGAAAAGTATTTAGACACTACGATGTTCCCTTCCATCTTGGGACAAGGAGAGATTGCGGTTCCTCAAGCTGAGGAACGGCCAGTCTCCTGA
- the lonB gene encoding ATP-dependent protease LonB, protein MSGLSGVVMIVQLIFAVVIGMYFWGMLKAQQGNKVSVEKESRKELEKLEKMRKIQLSTPLAEKTRPQHFIDIVGQKEGIKALQAALCGPNPQHVLIYGPPGIGKTAAARLVLEEAKKNPLSPFKEFSKFIEIDGATARFDERGIADPLIGSVHDPIYQGAGAMGMAGIPQPKAGAVTKAHGGVLFIDEIGELHPIQINKLLKVLEDRKVILESAYYSSEDTNIPAHIHDIFQNGLPADFRLVGATTRSPEEIPPAIRSRCMEIYFRVLLPDEIGAIARGAAAKMEIPMTEGAVEVAKHYATNGREAVNIVQLAAGVAQADKLFEITAATIEWVVNSGQYAPRPERKVPTEAEIGVVNGLAVYGPNMGMLLELEVTAQPVSAGTGALLVTGIVEEEEQGSSTKKIRRKSMARSSVENVLTVLRRQLSIDFRNYDIHVNFPGGVPLDGPSAGVAIATAVVSAVRKQRVDNYLAMTGELSIRGAVKPVGGIVAKLEAAHQAGCRRAFIPKENWQERFRALADGFQVIPVESLAEVLKAAFLSEPGKSNLEIQPPLEEVLARLEINPIPPVNLPERGQSC, encoded by the coding sequence ATGAGTGGATTAAGTGGAGTTGTGATGATCGTACAACTCATTTTTGCGGTTGTTATCGGCATGTATTTTTGGGGAATGCTTAAAGCACAACAGGGTAATAAGGTTTCGGTGGAAAAAGAATCACGCAAGGAGTTAGAGAAGCTCGAAAAGATGCGTAAGATTCAGTTGAGCACCCCCCTCGCGGAGAAAACTCGCCCCCAACATTTCATAGATATTGTGGGGCAAAAAGAGGGGATTAAGGCTCTGCAAGCGGCCTTGTGCGGTCCCAATCCTCAGCATGTCCTGATTTATGGCCCACCTGGAATCGGTAAAACGGCGGCGGCAAGGCTGGTTTTAGAAGAGGCGAAGAAAAACCCGCTTTCCCCGTTTAAAGAGTTTTCCAAGTTCATCGAAATTGATGGTGCGACGGCTCGCTTTGATGAACGAGGGATTGCTGATCCTTTAATAGGCTCGGTTCATGATCCGATTTACCAGGGAGCAGGGGCCATGGGTATGGCAGGAATTCCTCAGCCTAAAGCAGGAGCAGTGACGAAAGCCCATGGCGGAGTTCTTTTTATCGATGAGATTGGAGAACTTCACCCCATTCAGATCAATAAGCTGCTAAAGGTGTTGGAGGACCGAAAGGTGATTTTGGAGAGTGCGTATTATAGCTCTGAAGATACGAATATTCCAGCCCATATCCACGACATCTTCCAGAACGGTTTACCCGCAGATTTTCGTTTAGTGGGAGCCACGACGCGGAGTCCAGAAGAAATTCCACCCGCAATTCGTTCCCGGTGTATGGAGATTTATTTTCGAGTTTTGCTCCCCGATGAAATTGGGGCAATTGCTCGGGGAGCCGCAGCCAAAATGGAGATCCCGATGACTGAGGGTGCAGTCGAGGTGGCGAAGCATTATGCGACCAATGGCCGAGAAGCTGTGAATATTGTCCAGCTTGCGGCAGGGGTGGCCCAAGCGGATAAGCTCTTCGAGATTACTGCAGCAACGATCGAGTGGGTGGTTAATTCCGGACAATATGCCCCTCGTCCGGAACGGAAGGTCCCGACTGAAGCTGAAATCGGAGTCGTGAATGGTTTAGCAGTTTATGGACCGAATATGGGGATGCTCTTAGAATTGGAAGTTACGGCTCAACCGGTGTCAGCTGGAACCGGAGCTTTACTGGTAACGGGAATCGTTGAAGAAGAGGAACAAGGAAGTTCAACGAAAAAGATTAGGCGTAAGAGTATGGCCCGGAGTTCTGTGGAAAATGTTCTGACCGTGCTCCGTCGGCAGTTGAGCATTGATTTTCGTAACTATGATATCCATGTTAACTTTCCAGGTGGAGTCCCCTTAGATGGTCCTTCAGCTGGAGTGGCGATTGCGACGGCTGTTGTTTCGGCGGTTCGTAAGCAACGGGTCGATAATTATCTAGCGATGACGGGGGAGCTCTCTATTCGAGGAGCTGTGAAACCCGTCGGTGGAATTGTGGCTAAGCTTGAAGCAGCCCATCAAGCAGGGTGCCGAAGAGCATTTATTCCCAAAGAGAATTGGCAAGAACGTTTTCGAGCGTTGGCCGATGGTTTTCAGGTTATTCCTGTGGAAAGTTTAGCTGAAGTATTAAAAGCGGCCTTTTTATCGGAACCGGGTAAAAGCAATCTCGAGATCCAGCCCCCATTGGAGGAAGTTTTGGCTCGTTTAGAGATCAATCCTATTCCGCCTGTCAATTTGCCTGAGCGGGGGCAATCATGTTAG